ACTGTAGGCGCGCATGATGGGCTTGGCGCTGGGCGGGAGGCCTGGAAGCCCGACCATGACGAACTGGCCGTTACGGAATCGGAATCCTGGGTCCCGGGTGACTCGGAAGCTGAACAACCGGTCGTTCCAGTGGTGCACGCTGAGCACCTCCTGGCTGGGGAACGGGGCAGTCTTTTTGGGGGAGACGGACGCTTGAGCCGCTCTGGTCATTGGAGGGAGGAATCCTTCTTGAGTCGCTGAGGACAACCTCAAGCGTACCCGGGCCCCTTCAAATGTCAATCATTCTTATTCGCATCTGTGCGCCGCTTGGGCACGAAGCGCCGCGAGGCCTGAGCTGAATCAGTGAATCATATGACTCTGCGGACCGTTCGCGAGCCCACGCTCCTGCGAGGAGGGATGTTCGCCGGGCGCGACGATAAGGAATCCTCGCGCTCGAAAGGTGTGCGCCAACGTGTGCGCGCAGCGCCTCACGAGTTCGCTGGGCGCACTCGCCAGAAGCTCCCCTAGCCTGGCGTTTAGCTGTTCGAACTGCTCGGTCTGCGCAGCTTCCAGTGCTTCGAGAAGGCAGGCTTCATCAAGGGTCAGCTGCTCGCAGGCGGGCGGTGCGAACCAGATGCGACGTTGGCCGCTATCGCGTATCGCCGTGGTCAACAACTCTAGGTGAGCGAGCGCTTGTTCGTCCCCTTCGAAGGCCATGGCGTAGCTGCGCCGAGCGACGGAGCAGTGCGCCGCGCCGGCGGCGCAGTGGCGAAACCCCCAGATCAGAAAGCTCGCGCCGAAGCGTAGGTCGGTCATACGCAAGTCTTCTACGAACAGGGACTTCCCTTCCCAGCGGGCGGTTGCGGACATCTGGGGCTCACTCAAGTGCTACGGCGGTTTTCTGCGACGGGCCGACTTGCATTTCACCTTGCGAGTAATATGATTGCAAATCATTCTCATTCACGGACGCAGCGCTAGCGCGTGCACGGTGAGCGCTTACCACCCTCTGGAGAATTAAGGCATTGAAAAAGAGCCGCTTTTTAGACGAACTTCAGGTTGACGAGCTGTCCTACGGCGCGGCCATGTGCCTCTGGGGTTTTCGCGTCTCTGTGGTAGCACATGCGCGTTGCCGGTGCGTAGACCCGAGCTTTGAGGCGGCTTTTGGTGATCAAGGCCAGCGCGCTCGGGAGGATCTGCGCGATCTGGTGTCCGGTCTTGTCGAGGAGGGCAAGCGCCAGATCTGGATGGCCGTACCAGCTAGCCTGGAGATCACTTGTGACGAGGTTTGCATCCTCAACGCGCTGGCAGCGGCCCAGCACGATCAAATCGAAGCGCTCCAGGCCCATCTGCGTTGGCTGCTCGGGCGGGATGCAGTACCGGATGATTTGATGAACCGGTTCGTCAACGCCGGCGCCTTGCTCTACAGTCATGGTTACGCCGCTCAGCCGCCTGCGCGTCAGCCCCTGCAGGGCGTTGCGTCACCGGTCAACGCACAGACGCGCGCGCCCAGCAATGTCTCGGTGCGCTCCCACGAGACGCTCGATGAGCAGCTGGCGGACGTTAGCCTTGTGGAGTCCTGATCCCATCGTTCTGGAGATACCGATGTCGACGCGCGAAGCCATCGAAGCCCGATTTCGAGAGGAACCGGGCGCGTTGCTGGAGCGCGTGGCGGAGGAGTTTGCGGTGACTCCCCTCGAGGCAGCTCAGCATCTCCCCGCGCAGCACTGCACCCTAGTGGATGGTGCGAAGCTGCCTGAGATCCTGGAGGAGTTGAGTCAGTGGGGGGAGGTCATGTTCCTCGTGCACTTGCCTGCCTTCATCGTCGAAGTGAAGACGTCCATTCCAGCGGTGACGGCGGCACGGGGATACCTCAACTTCCAGGGCGGCGCGCCCCTTGGCGGGCATTTGCGGGAAGATGCCTGTGAGGCGATCGCATTCATCGACCGACCGTTCATGGGCCGCAGGTCCTGCGCCATCTTGTTCTTCGAGGGCACGGGAGACTGCATCTTCAAGGTCTTCGTGGCCCGTGACGAGGACCGCACCCTGAAGACCAACCAGCTCGAGAGATTCGAGCGCCTGCGTGGGCGCCTGGTGGGCTCTGCGTAGACCCTTGAGGCGGGGACGACCCTCGCGCCGCTTGTCGCACGGCGGTGCCCACCCTATGATTCGGATCCATTCTCATTTGCGACTTCATTCCGATGAGGCTCCCCCTATGAATTCCCCAACTTCCGCAGGCTTAGGCCGGACCGGGCGGGCTGCACCTTCCATGATGGCAGCCACCGACGATCGGCTGACCGGCGATCCTGTCCGCGCCTCGCGCAAGAAGGTGCCCACGCTGTGGCGCCGCCTCCTCGTGGCCTGCGCCACCGTTGCCGCTACAGCGGCTCATGCTGCCAACTGCGATGCCCCTACGGCAGATGCCTCGCGTATAGCGATCGCCGGCGGATCCTTGACAGAGATCGTCTACGCGCTGGGTGAGCAGGCCCGCATCGTCGGCGCGGATCGCACGTCGAACTTCCCGCCTGCGGCTCTAGAGCTACCTCAGATCGGCTACGTGCGCGCGCTCTCCGCTGAAGGGGTTCTCTCTCTCAAGCCAACACTAGTATTAGGTGAGCACGACATGGGGCCGCCCGAGGTCATCGCCCAGCTCGAGCGTACGGGCGTGAGCATGGTACGGGTGCCTGAAGAACACACCGCCCAGGGCATCGTGGACAAGGTGCGCTGTGTGGCGACGGTGCTCGGCGTGCCGGAGGCGGGCGATCGACTGCTCGCGCACAGCATCCAACCGCTCATCGACGCGATCGCCGACCTTCCGGAACGCGACACGCCACCCAAGGCGGCTGTGCTCCTTGGCCTGCGTGACGGCGCGCCCTTGGGCGCGGGGGCAGACACCTCCGGCGATGGCTTGCTCGCCATGGCGGGCGCACGCAACGCCCTCGGCGATATGGAGGGTTGGCGACCGGTTTCCATGGAGATGATGGTGTCGATCAATCCGTCGATCTTCGTCGTGCCCACGCGCGGGGTAAACGATGCCGGTGGCCTCGACGCGCTGCTCGATCACCCCGCCTTGCGCCTGACTGATGCGGGCCGCAACCGCCGGGTCATCGCCATGGACGGCATGGCGATGCTGGGCTTCGGCCCCCGCACCCTCGAGGCCGCGCGAGAGCTTGCCGTCTCCCTCGACACAGCGGTGAGCGCGGACGCTAGCCGCGAACCCTGAGCTCGAGCGCGAGCAATGAGCGCTAGCGATACCGTGGCCAGCGCGCCACGGGCCACGCCAGCCAGTGATGAGCGACGTCGCCGGGGGCGTCAGTACCGGGTGATGAGCGTGCTCGCATTGGGTCTGCTCGCAGGCACCGTATTTGCGCTCAAAACCGGGGCCGTGCCCATTTCGTGGAATGCCCTGGTCGGCGCCAGTGGCGACACCCAGGCCTTGCTCGAGCGCACGGTTTTCGTCGAGATACGCAGCCCGCGTGTGCTCCTCGCCGCCTTCGTTGGTGCGGCGCTGGCACTGGCTGGGGCCGTGCTTCAGGGGCTGTTCCGCAACCCCCTGGCCGACCCTCAGCTGATCGGCGTGTCGAGCGGCGCCGCCCTGGGCGCCGTAGCGATGATCGTGCTCGGCGAGGCCGTCGCGTGGCCCGCGTGGTTTGCCCACTACGCGATACCAGCCTCCGCCGTGACCGGGGGCGTGCTGGTCACCGCGTTCCTTTACCTCTTCTCGCGCTACTTCGGCAATTTCAGCACGGTGACCATGATTCTCGTCGGGATCGCCATCAACGCCCTCGCCATGGTGGGCGTTGGCGCCTTCGAGTACCTGAGCTCAGACACGCAGCTGCGCACGCTCGTATTTTGGATGATGGGGAGCTTCGGCCGTGCGACCTGGCCGACCATCATCCCCTCGCTAGTCGTCATCAGTGCAGGCGCGGTGGTGCTCTTACGCTTGGGCGATCGCTTCGATCTTCTGCAGCTTGGGGAGGAGGGGGCCCGCCATCTAGGGGTGGACACGCGTCATCTCACGCGGGTCGCGATTTTGGCGAGCGCTGCGGTGGTCGGTGCCGGCGTGGCGGTCTCGGGTATCATCAGCTTTATCGGTCTGGTCGTGCCTCACCTAGTGCGTCTGCTCGGTGGGCCGTCGCATCGCTACGTGCTGCCCGCATCAGCCCTGTTGGGCGCGCTGATGATGGTGCTGGCCGATGTCTTTGCGCGCACCCTCGTGGTCCCGGCAGAGTTGCCCGTCGGTCTCGTCACCAGCGCACTCGGCGGACCCTTCTTCCTTTGGTTGATCGCCCGGGTGAGGATGCAATGAGCACGCTCGAGGCGCAGGCCGTCAGCTACGCGGTGCGCGATCGAGAGTTGCTCTCGGAGGTGTCCCTTGCCGTATCGCCTGGAGAGCTGGTGGTGCTGCTCGGGCCCAACGGTGCCGGCAAGTCCACGTTTCTCCGTCTCCTGGCAGGCGAACTCTCACCTCGTGCGGGCCACGTTCGTTTGGAGGGGGAGACGCTAACCGGCAGGCCCCTGGACTGGCAGGCGAATCGTCGCGCAGTCATGACCCAGGCCTCGGGTATCCTGTTCGACTTCACCGTCGATGAGGTGCTTCGTATGGGTTGGGCGCCTAACCGTTGGTTGGGGGATCCGGCGCGCGAGGAGGCGGAGAACTGGGTCGTCGACGAATGCGACCTGCCGGCTCTGCTCGGGCGCCTGTTCAACAGCTTGTCGGGTGGGGAGCAGCAGCGCGTTCAATTTGCCCGCGCCCTGATGCAGGTCTGGCCGACGATCAGTGGTGCAGCCACCGAGCATGCCCGTTACTTGCTCCTCGACGAGCCTACGGCCAGCCTAGATCTCGCCCACGAGCTGCTCGTGATGAGCACCGTGGCGCGTCTGTGTCGGCATCACCCGCTGGGCGTGGTCGCCGTCGTGCACGATTTGAACCTTGCGGCCCGCTTCGCGGACCGCATTGCGCTGCTGGCCGAGGGACGCTTGCAGCGCGTGGGGACGCCGGCGCAGGTGCTGGAGCCTGCCCTGCTGAGCCGCGTCTACGACGTGCCGGTGCACGTCACTCGCTTGGAGGCCGACCAGCGCCTCCTGGTCACTACCTGAAAACACACAGTCCATCTGGGGGTTGAGCAATGATGTTTATTGCGATGAATCGCTTCAAGATCGCGCCGGGCTTCGAAGAAGGCTTCGAGCGGGTCTGGCGCGAGCGAGATTCCTACCTGTCCGAGGTGCCTGGATTCAAAGCCTTCTCTCTCCTGAAGGGGCCGCAGCACGAGGATCACGTGCTCTACGCCTCGCACTCGGTGTGGGAATCCAAGGAGGCCTTTCTGGCCTGGACGGAGTCGGACGCTTTCCGCAAAGCCCATGCGCAGCAGTCAGCGCCCAAGGGCACCTACCTCGCCCACCCGGACCTGGAGACCTTCGAGGCCGTGCTCTGAGCCGTAGACACCCGGTCAGCGCCCCGGCCACTGGGGCGCTATACTCTTCGCCGGTTGGGCCTGTAGCTCAGTTGGTTAGAGCAGGGGACTCATCGGCGCGCTGGCCCGCGGGGCGCAGCGCCGCTGGTGCCTTCGGGGGGAAACTCCCGAAGTGGACGGGATGAATTCAGGGAACCCGCAGCGGGGGCGATGTCGGACAGGGCATGCTCGACCGGCGGCAACCCTGAGCCAAGCCGGTGGTACACCGCCGGAAGGTGCAGAGACTACCTGAGAGCTGGTGTGCCCAACGCACGCCGAGTGCTCTTGATAACAGGCATCGAGCGTCCCGCACCCTAACGCACCGTCCGCGACGGCGGCGAGGGTGAAGAGATAGTCCGCGCCCGCGGGAAACGGCGGGGTACAGCGAATCCTTTGGTCGTAGGTTCAAGTCCTACCGGGCCCACCACTTTTCATCACCTGAGCGTTACCCGCGGGCTGTAGCGATGCCAGATGACGTGGGCCGCAATGAACCCGAGAGGTACGAAGAGCAACGCGGGCCCAAAGGCGATCCACGGCTCGGCCTCGGCCCAATTGAGGCTATCGCCAGGCCCGATCGTGCCACGCCCCCGTTGCACGGGACGAACGTAGAAGTTCAGCAGTAGCAGTGGCATCAGCACGCCGTAGGCTACTAGCAGCATTGGTGCGATCAGCGTGACCCGCGCCTTGGCAGCGTCCCGATCGGTCTTGGGGGTTTGGTGCAACTGCTCTCGATACGCTCGTTCTTCGGCGCTCGGTTGCTCCCGCCGCGCAAAGAGGAAGATCACGAGCAAGCTCGCGCTGCCACCTAGTACAGCCGGATCTAGGTAGCTCGGCAGGGAGATCACGCCGAAGTAGACCAGTGCCGCCGGCACCACATTGCCAATGAAGCCCGCCACGATGCCCCAGAAGGCGCCGTTCGCCGTGATCGATCGGCTCCATACGCTCATCAGTGCCACCGGTCCCCACGATGAGGCGAAGACCGTACCGATGAACAGCATGATCCAGAACACGTTCGCCGGCAGGTTTAGGGCCAGCACTAGCACCACGACGGCGAACGTACCCATGAGTAAGCGAGTCGCCCTAAGCTCCAATGCCCCTCGCTTGGGGCCTATGTCGTTGCTCAGGCTGAAGCCCACCAGGGA
Above is a window of Pseudomonadota bacterium DNA encoding:
- the hutX gene encoding heme utilization cystosolic carrier protein HutX; this translates as MSTREAIEARFREEPGALLERVAEEFAVTPLEAAQHLPAQHCTLVDGAKLPEILEELSQWGEVMFLVHLPAFIVEVKTSIPAVTAARGYLNFQGGAPLGGHLREDACEAIAFIDRPFMGRRSCAILFFEGTGDCIFKVFVARDEDRTLKTNQLERFERLRGRLVGSA
- a CDS encoding ABC transporter substrate-binding protein; this translates as MMAATDDRLTGDPVRASRKKVPTLWRRLLVACATVAATAAHAANCDAPTADASRIAIAGGSLTEIVYALGEQARIVGADRTSNFPPAALELPQIGYVRALSAEGVLSLKPTLVLGEHDMGPPEVIAQLERTGVSMVRVPEEHTAQGIVDKVRCVATVLGVPEAGDRLLAHSIQPLIDAIADLPERDTPPKAAVLLGLRDGAPLGAGADTSGDGLLAMAGARNALGDMEGWRPVSMEMMVSINPSIFVVPTRGVNDAGGLDALLDHPALRLTDAGRNRRVIAMDGMAMLGFGPRTLEAARELAVSLDTAVSADASREP
- a CDS encoding iron ABC transporter permease — encoded protein: MSASDTVASAPRATPASDERRRRGRQYRVMSVLALGLLAGTVFALKTGAVPISWNALVGASGDTQALLERTVFVEIRSPRVLLAAFVGAALALAGAVLQGLFRNPLADPQLIGVSSGAALGAVAMIVLGEAVAWPAWFAHYAIPASAVTGGVLVTAFLYLFSRYFGNFSTVTMILVGIAINALAMVGVGAFEYLSSDTQLRTLVFWMMGSFGRATWPTIIPSLVVISAGAVVLLRLGDRFDLLQLGEEGARHLGVDTRHLTRVAILASAAVVGAGVAVSGIISFIGLVVPHLVRLLGGPSHRYVLPASALLGALMMVLADVFARTLVVPAELPVGLVTSALGGPFFLWLIARVRMQ
- a CDS encoding heme ABC transporter ATP-binding protein; translation: MSTLEAQAVSYAVRDRELLSEVSLAVSPGELVVLLGPNGAGKSTFLRLLAGELSPRAGHVRLEGETLTGRPLDWQANRRAVMTQASGILFDFTVDEVLRMGWAPNRWLGDPAREEAENWVVDECDLPALLGRLFNSLSGGEQQRVQFARALMQVWPTISGAATEHARYLLLDEPTASLDLAHELLVMSTVARLCRHHPLGVVAVVHDLNLAARFADRIALLAEGRLQRVGTPAQVLEPALLSRVYDVPVHVTRLEADQRLLVTT
- a CDS encoding antibiotic biosynthesis monooxygenase, encoding MFIAMNRFKIAPGFEEGFERVWRERDSYLSEVPGFKAFSLLKGPQHEDHVLYASHSVWESKEAFLAWTESDAFRKAHAQQSAPKGTYLAHPDLETFEAVL